The Paraconexibacter algicola genome includes the window CGCCCCAGCTCACGCTGCACCCTGCGCCCCGGCTCTGCCGGGGCGCACGTCGTCGTGGCCCCCGCCCGGGGGCGTTCTGGGTGATCCGAGTGCCATATCCGGGTCCCGGATCACCCAGTTCGGGCGCGCGTCGGCGGGTGGGCCCGGTCTGGCGGGGCGTGCGGGGTGTGCGCACGGTCGCGCCGGGGCCGCGCCGGCCAGCACCGCCAAGCGCTGCCCGGCGCCGTCCGCGCCGCCCCGCCCCGGGCGTTCTGGGTGATCTCGATGCCATATCTGGATCCCAGATCACCCAGTTCGGGCGTGGCGGCGGGTCGTGCGGGAGGGGACCGCGAGGTTATGGCGCCCGGCACGCCCCGCTCAACCCTCGAGCAGTGCTCGAGGGTTCAGGGTGACCCGGGGATCCGAGCGGGCGTCGGCGATCCCGTGGTCACCTCGCGGCCGCGACCGACCCTCGACTCGTGGTCGAGGGTTACTGGGTGGCCGGCGCTCAGGTTGACGGAATCCCGGGGGCCGGGAGCTGCTCGAGGATCTCGCGCAGGTCGTCGACCGTCTTGTACTTCAGGGCGAAGCGGAAGCTGTGCACGTACGCGACCGTGCCGGTCTCGTCGACGATCACCGTGCCGCGCTTGACGCCCATGACCTTCGAGTCCATGTCGTAGGCGGTGGCGACCGCGCCGTCCTCGTCCGCCAGCAGCGGGACGTTGAGGTCGTACTTGCGGTGGAACGCGTCCTTGGACGCCTTGTCGGCGCCGCTGATCCCGACGACGACCGCCGGCAGCGCCGCGAGGTCCTCCGCGTGGTCGCGGTAGTCGCAGAACTGCTTCGTGCAGACGCTCGTGTCGTCGCCGGGGTAGAAGAGCAGCACGACCCGCCGGCCGCGGTGCTCGGAGAGGGTGAAGGCGCCGTCCGTGCCGGGGAGCGTGAAGTCCGGGGCGGCGTCACCGACGGAGAGATGGCCCATGGATCTACTGTACGCCCCTCGCATGCCCGACTGGACCCGCTCGCACGCCGCCCGGATCGCCGCCACGGCCGTCCACGAACTCGAGGCGCTGGTGGGCATCAGCTCGCCCTCCGGCGACCGTGCCGGCGCGGAGCGCTGCGTCGCGGTCCTCACCGCCGACCTGCCCGCCGGCGCGCTCGTCGAGCGCCCGGCGTGCTCGACCGCCGGCAACGCCGACGACCTCCTGATCCGCGTGCCCGGCACCGGATCCCGCCGGATCGTGCTCGTCGGGCACGTCGACACGGTGATCTCAC containing:
- a CDS encoding peroxiredoxin, translated to MGHLSVGDAAPDFTLPGTDGAFTLSEHRGRRVVLLFYPGDDTSVCTKQFCDYRDHAEDLAALPAVVVGISGADKASKDAFHRKYDLNVPLLADEDGAVATAYDMDSKVMGVKRGTVIVDETGTVAYVHSFRFALKYKTVDDLREILEQLPAPGIPST